In Bradyrhizobium lablabi, one DNA window encodes the following:
- a CDS encoding TOMM precursor leader peptide-binding protein yields MNRQGKKTKSSRGTRRPKEDILRFAANFTAYVLPPDVVCLYSEDRKFFLHGELYCALAAAIGERGKSASALRRELGTKFPSDIIEEALKRLTERRYLVPASEASAGTVAGYWASLGLPADVAEENLGNCRVRIESIDVEGAKQLAAALGELGVRLVDRSPDLTITLVNDYLEQRLGELNQQRVSGKTPWLLVQPAGVFPLVGPVFTPGESACWTCLFDRMIRNREIKGFLERGSARPVAVSPLARKTFGQGAIQFAAVEIAKAIASGFRTDLSDHVASFDLSGATIAKHYVARRPQCPTCGSKKLQNPRRAPKPVELGPSAKLIMTSGGYRSVSSRTTVSRYRQHVSPLTGVVTRLERIEADLPMNNNFFAQHNFSAPATSVDQLRSGLSGGSFGKGSTSEQAEASALMEAIERYSGIFQGDEIRLTRRFTDFPQGDAILPNDVQHFSETQFRTRHNHEDEGSHQVPEPFDIKAKTEWSPAWSLRDQRFRYLPTGLMYFFYRDFHTDSNGCAAGNTLQEAIVQGFLELVERDAYAIWWYNRSQRSEVDLSQFDDFYIRDIKTQFTDAGRRLWVLDVTSDLGVPTYVAIMHWMKDGQENIEFGSGAHFDRRIALLRSLTELSQFLSIGLMGDASGDKSSLDGLTPLRLENYPFLIPASRPILAPELGMNVPLDDVRDQVKACVEIARRAGYDFLVLDQTRPDVEVSVARVIVPGLRHFYRRFGPGRLYDVPVKLGLLDRPLPESELTPFLPHT; encoded by the coding sequence ATGAATCGCCAAGGCAAGAAGACCAAGAGTAGCCGCGGAACGCGGCGCCCCAAGGAGGACATTCTGCGGTTCGCGGCGAATTTCACCGCCTATGTGCTGCCTCCAGACGTCGTCTGCCTTTATTCCGAGGACCGGAAATTCTTCCTTCACGGCGAGCTCTATTGCGCGCTGGCCGCGGCCATCGGAGAGCGTGGAAAGAGCGCGTCAGCGCTTCGTCGCGAGCTCGGAACAAAATTTCCGTCCGATATCATCGAAGAAGCGCTCAAGCGGCTGACCGAGCGGCGCTATCTTGTGCCGGCATCTGAGGCTTCCGCAGGCACGGTCGCCGGCTATTGGGCAAGCCTCGGGCTACCCGCGGATGTTGCGGAAGAAAACCTGGGGAATTGCCGGGTGCGCATCGAATCAATCGACGTGGAGGGCGCAAAGCAGCTTGCCGCAGCGCTCGGTGAACTCGGTGTTCGCCTCGTCGACCGCTCACCTGACCTGACGATCACGCTGGTGAACGATTATCTGGAGCAGCGCCTGGGTGAGCTGAACCAGCAACGTGTGTCAGGCAAGACGCCATGGTTGCTGGTGCAACCTGCCGGTGTCTTCCCGCTGGTGGGACCGGTGTTCACGCCGGGCGAAAGCGCCTGCTGGACCTGCCTGTTCGACCGCATGATCAGGAATCGCGAGATCAAGGGGTTCCTCGAGCGAGGATCGGCGCGGCCCGTCGCCGTTTCACCGCTTGCCCGCAAGACGTTCGGACAGGGCGCGATCCAATTTGCGGCCGTCGAAATCGCCAAGGCGATCGCGTCCGGATTTCGTACCGATTTGAGCGACCATGTTGCAAGCTTCGACTTGTCGGGGGCGACTATTGCCAAGCACTACGTGGCGCGCCGCCCGCAATGCCCGACCTGCGGCAGCAAGAAACTGCAGAACCCGCGCCGCGCGCCGAAGCCGGTCGAGCTTGGGCCCAGCGCCAAGCTGATCATGACCAGCGGCGGATATCGCTCGGTGTCGTCGCGCACCACGGTTTCGCGCTATCGACAGCACGTCAGCCCGCTCACGGGCGTCGTCACGCGGCTGGAGCGGATCGAAGCCGATCTGCCGATGAACAACAATTTCTTCGCGCAGCATAATTTTTCCGCGCCGGCCACGAGCGTCGATCAACTGCGATCGGGACTGAGTGGCGGCAGCTTCGGCAAAGGCTCGACGTCGGAGCAGGCCGAAGCCAGCGCGCTGATGGAAGCGATCGAGCGCTATTCGGGAATTTTCCAGGGTGACGAGATCAGGCTGACGCGACGTTTTACGGATTTTCCGCAAGGCGACGCCATCCTCCCCAACGACGTCCAGCACTTCAGCGAAACGCAGTTTCGAACCAGGCACAATCACGAGGACGAAGGTTCGCATCAGGTTCCCGAGCCCTTCGATATCAAGGCGAAAACCGAGTGGTCGCCGGCCTGGTCGTTGCGCGACCAGCGCTTCAGATATCTGCCGACCGGCCTGATGTACTTCTTCTACCGGGACTTCCACACCGATTCCAACGGCTGCGCCGCCGGCAATACGCTCCAGGAGGCCATCGTCCAGGGTTTCCTCGAACTGGTGGAGCGCGACGCCTACGCGATCTGGTGGTACAACCGGTCACAGCGATCGGAAGTCGATCTCAGCCAGTTCGACGATTTCTACATCCGCGATATCAAGACCCAATTTACCGATGCCGGACGCAGACTGTGGGTGCTCGACGTCACCAGCGATCTCGGCGTTCCCACCTATGTCGCGATCATGCACTGGATGAAAGACGGCCAGGAGAATATCGAGTTCGGTTCCGGCGCGCATTTCGATCGCCGCATCGCACTGCTGCGCTCGCTGACCGAGCTGAGCCAGTTCCTGTCGATCGGCCTGATGGGCGACGCAAGCGGCGACAAGTCGAGCCTCGACGGCCTCACGCCGTTGCGCCTGGAGAATTATCCGTTCCTGATCCCGGCGAGCCGTCCGATCCTTGCGCCGGAACTCGGCATGAACGTTCCGCTCGACGACGTGCGCGATCAGGTCAAGGCCTGCGTCGAGATCGCCCGGCGCGCCGGCTACGATTTCCTCGTGCTCGATCAGACCCGACCGGACGTCGAGGTATCGGTGGCGCGGGTGATCGTGCCGGGACTGCGGCATTTCTATCGCCGTTTTGGGCCGGGCCGGCTTTATGACGTTCCGGTAAAGCTCGGTTTGCTCGATCGCCCCTTGCCGGAAAGCGAACTCACGCCGTTCCTTCCCCACACCTGA
- a CDS encoding SagB/ThcOx family dehydrogenase, with product MRAPEKKRGRKIAASAVSAWLNPLVRLEAQADGTIAACFDDYSVGLGKFSAGAVDRAQALRTGLPLSSFSDHGSATDKEIDLLVHRLARRGLLEYRLAHSHHEKYQVVIEPQLPDYWPRTTKPNDTETIALSRFAYLRRRGNEMVLESPRAGALFRICDPRIASTLAALSTPRKISWLRRQDGFPGAELLTLLLDCEILFKVDAASDDLRAAEGDDNLVMWDFHDLLFHARSTEGRQSNPLGGLYPFAGVISPLPAVRPHWPGKKIDLDAFSTAAAAPNSPFTQLLQERHSTRDFDDAQPITLAELSQFLNRTARVQSNWTSKPDFDDHGPDIEYTTRRYPSGGSSYELELYLAVAQCEGLARGFYHYDAGGHALVAIETRPHELEAMLSTAAFAMGASAAPPILITIAARFGRVSWKYASIAHSLILKDAGVLIQTFYLMATDMGLGGCAIGTSNIDLFAKMTGIEFHVEGPVGQFALGRGSKLEGSE from the coding sequence TTGCGCGCTCCCGAAAAAAAGCGAGGGCGAAAGATCGCAGCGTCCGCCGTTTCGGCTTGGCTGAACCCTCTCGTCAGGCTCGAAGCCCAAGCGGACGGAACCATCGCCGCCTGCTTCGACGATTATTCGGTCGGCCTCGGGAAGTTCAGCGCCGGTGCGGTAGATCGCGCCCAGGCGCTGCGCACAGGATTGCCCCTCTCCTCGTTTTCGGACCACGGCAGCGCTACCGACAAGGAGATCGATCTGTTGGTCCACAGGCTGGCCAGGCGCGGTCTCCTCGAGTATCGGCTGGCGCATTCGCATCACGAGAAGTATCAGGTCGTCATCGAACCGCAGCTTCCCGATTATTGGCCGCGAACGACAAAACCAAACGATACCGAGACGATCGCGCTGTCGCGTTTTGCCTATCTGCGACGGCGCGGCAACGAGATGGTGCTGGAATCGCCGCGCGCCGGCGCGCTGTTCCGAATTTGCGATCCGAGGATTGCGTCCACCCTTGCGGCGTTGTCGACGCCGAGAAAAATCAGTTGGCTCCGGCGGCAGGACGGCTTTCCAGGCGCCGAGCTTCTCACGCTGCTGCTGGATTGCGAAATCCTGTTCAAGGTCGATGCCGCCAGCGATGATCTGCGAGCGGCCGAAGGAGACGACAACCTCGTGATGTGGGATTTTCATGATCTGCTGTTCCACGCGCGCAGCACCGAGGGCCGACAGTCCAATCCGCTGGGCGGGCTTTATCCCTTTGCCGGCGTCATCTCTCCGCTGCCGGCGGTGCGGCCGCACTGGCCCGGGAAGAAAATTGACCTCGACGCGTTTTCGACCGCGGCTGCGGCTCCCAACTCACCGTTCACCCAACTGCTGCAGGAACGTCATTCGACCCGCGACTTCGACGACGCGCAACCGATCACGCTCGCCGAGCTTTCGCAGTTTCTCAACCGAACCGCGCGCGTGCAGTCGAATTGGACCAGCAAGCCCGATTTTGACGACCACGGTCCGGATATCGAATACACCACGAGGCGATATCCATCGGGAGGCAGCAGTTACGAGCTCGAGCTCTATCTGGCCGTCGCCCAGTGCGAAGGGCTTGCGCGGGGCTTCTATCATTACGATGCCGGCGGGCACGCGTTGGTGGCGATCGAGACTCGGCCCCATGAACTCGAAGCGATGCTGAGCACGGCCGCGTTTGCCATGGGTGCTTCAGCCGCGCCCCCGATCCTGATCACGATCGCCGCGCGCTTTGGCCGGGTCTCGTGGAAGTACGCGTCGATCGCCCACTCGCTCATCTTGAAAGACGCGGGGGTCCTGATCCAGACGTTTTACCTGATGGCGACCGATATGGGACTGGGCGGTTGTGCGATCGGCACCAGCAATATCGATCTGTTCGCGAAGATGACGGGGATCGAATTCCACGTCGAGGGCCCGGTCGGTCAATTCGCGCTCGGCCGCGGCAGCAAGCTCGAGGGCTCCGAGTAG
- a CDS encoding OpgC domain-containing protein, which produces MKINATLPEKGRDLRLDLFRGVANWAIFLDHIPDNVVNWITTRNYGFSDAADLFVFISGYTASFVYARMMIERGFIVGATRLTKRVWQLYVAHIILFVIYIASISYLALRFGDSEIINEFNVAGLVDNATETLRQGLLLKFKPVNLDVLPLYIVLMGLFPPVLWITLRQPNWTMLASIALWLTARHFGWNFRAYPAGTWYFNPFAWQVLFVFGSWCALGGARKSLSIINSPYTLYFCIAYLIFGLVMTMAGKFPDFGALFPHWLYSAFNPNDKTNLAPYRFLHFVVIVILVIRFVPKDWPGLEWKMFDPVIVCGQQSLAVFCVGVFLSFVGHFALILSSGSLLAQILVSVAGIAIMTIVAYYISWSKKQDKPLPKVAVAKAG; this is translated from the coding sequence ATGAAAATCAACGCAACCCTCCCCGAAAAAGGACGCGATCTCCGGCTCGACCTGTTTCGCGGGGTCGCGAATTGGGCGATTTTTCTGGACCATATTCCGGATAATGTCGTCAATTGGATCACCACACGGAACTACGGTTTCAGCGACGCCGCGGATCTGTTCGTTTTCATTTCCGGATATACCGCTTCCTTTGTCTACGCCCGGATGATGATCGAACGCGGCTTCATCGTCGGCGCCACCCGCCTCACCAAGCGGGTGTGGCAGCTCTATGTCGCGCACATCATTCTGTTCGTGATCTATATCGCCTCGATCAGCTATCTCGCTCTGCGGTTCGGCGATTCGGAGATCATCAACGAGTTCAATGTCGCAGGGTTAGTCGACAATGCGACCGAAACGCTGCGGCAAGGATTGTTGCTGAAATTCAAGCCGGTCAATCTCGACGTGCTGCCGCTCTATATCGTCTTGATGGGACTGTTTCCGCCGGTTTTGTGGATCACCCTGCGCCAGCCCAATTGGACCATGCTGGCTTCTATCGCGCTGTGGCTCACCGCCCGCCATTTCGGCTGGAATTTCAGGGCCTATCCCGCTGGAACCTGGTACTTCAATCCGTTCGCCTGGCAGGTGCTGTTCGTATTCGGCTCATGGTGCGCGCTCGGCGGCGCCAGGAAATCGCTGTCGATCATCAATTCGCCCTACACGCTCTACTTCTGCATCGCCTATCTGATCTTTGGCCTGGTGATGACGATGGCGGGCAAGTTTCCGGATTTTGGCGCGCTGTTTCCACACTGGCTCTATTCGGCCTTCAATCCCAACGACAAGACCAATCTTGCGCCTTATCGCTTCCTGCATTTCGTGGTGATCGTGATTTTGGTCATCCGCTTTGTGCCCAAGGACTGGCCGGGCCTGGAATGGAAGATGTTCGATCCCGTCATCGTCTGCGGTCAGCAGTCGCTCGCGGTGTTCTGCGTCGGCGTGTTCCTGTCCTTTGTCGGACATTTCGCGCTGATTTTGAGCTCGGGCTCGCTGCTGGCGCAGATTCTCGTGAGCGTCGCCGGCATCGCGATCATGACCATCGTCGCCTATTACATCTCCTGGTCGAAAAAGCAGGACAAGCCTCTGCCCAAGGTGGCTGTTGCCAAAGCTGGATGA
- a CDS encoding ETC complex I subunit produces the protein MTVARIFKPAKNAMQSGTAKTKEWQLDFEPEKPREIEPLMGWTSSRDMKQELSLRFDTKQEAVAYCEREGIPYHVFEPKEPARRQAAYADNFAFRRVEPWTH, from the coding sequence ATGACCGTCGCACGCATCTTTAAGCCCGCCAAAAACGCGATGCAATCGGGCACCGCCAAGACCAAGGAATGGCAGCTCGATTTCGAACCCGAGAAGCCGCGCGAGATCGAGCCTTTGATGGGCTGGACCTCTTCCCGCGACATGAAGCAGGAGCTCAGCCTTCGCTTCGATACCAAGCAAGAGGCGGTGGCCTATTGCGAGCGCGAGGGCATTCCCTATCACGTGTTCGAACCGAAGGAGCCGGCGCGCCGCCAGGCCGCTTATGCCGACAATTTCGCCTTTCGGCGCGTCGAACCCTGGACCCATTAG
- a CDS encoding VOC family protein codes for MVGHHGHFVWYELLTTDIAGAKAFYGEVVGWGARDASTPDLAYTLFSAGEAPVSGLMELPEEAIKMGATPRWVGYVAVDDVDETADRIRHLGGAVYVPPTDTNVGRISVVADPQTATLALINGLKLRTSQPAEFDKPGRVGWHELAAADWKKALAFYGELFGWQQTDDETPRLDSYRLFSADGQTIGGMSTKHPKVPVPFWLYYFNVGDIDVSAERVKSGGGLIFQGPTEVPGGNWIARCVDPQGAMFALQGLRSQANVGRTPAAEVPASELGWSAEWDGISSKGRLVVPKPKD; via the coding sequence ATGGTCGGTCATCACGGACATTTCGTCTGGTACGAGCTGCTGACGACGGATATCGCGGGCGCGAAAGCGTTCTACGGCGAGGTCGTCGGCTGGGGCGCGCGGGACGCGTCGACACCCGATCTGGCCTATACGCTTTTCTCCGCCGGCGAGGCTCCCGTGAGCGGGCTCATGGAGCTGCCGGAGGAGGCGATAAAAATGGGCGCGACGCCGCGGTGGGTCGGGTATGTCGCGGTCGATGACGTGGACGAGACCGCCGACCGAATCAGGCATCTCGGTGGCGCCGTTTACGTCCCACCCACCGACACCAACGTCGGCCGTATCTCCGTCGTTGCTGATCCGCAAACGGCTACCCTTGCGTTGATCAACGGGCTCAAGCTCCGCACATCGCAGCCCGCTGAGTTCGACAAACCGGGCCGCGTGGGCTGGCATGAGTTGGCTGCGGCCGATTGGAAGAAGGCGTTGGCCTTTTACGGCGAGCTTTTTGGCTGGCAGCAAACCGACGACGAAACGCCTCGGCTGGATTCGTATCGGTTGTTCTCCGCCGACGGGCAGACCATCGGCGGCATGTCCACCAAACATCCGAAGGTGCCGGTCCCGTTCTGGCTCTATTACTTCAATGTCGGCGACATCGACGTTTCAGCGGAGCGCGTCAAAAGCGGTGGCGGCCTGATCTTCCAGGGCCCAACGGAAGTGCCGGGCGGCAACTGGATCGCCCGATGCGTCGACCCTCAGGGCGCCATGTTCGCGCTGCAGGGACTGCGTAGCCAAGCTAACGTCGGGCGAACTCCCGCCGCCGAAGTCCCAGCCTCGGAACTCGGCTGGTCCGCCGAATGGGACGGGATTTCGTCGAAAGGCAGACTGGTGGTCCCCAAGCCCAAAGATTGA